From Roseburia hominis, the proteins below share one genomic window:
- the neuB gene encoding N-acetylneuraminate synthase → MDRVLIIAEAGVNHNGSMELAKEMVRKAKDAGVDYIKFQTFIPKKLVSRYADKAEYQKETTGVDQSQLQMLEKLALTFADFRELKDYCESLEIGFISTPFDLDSIDFLETLDMDFWKVPSGEITNLPYLEKIGRTGRDIVMSTGMCEMQEIHDALRVLRESGAGKLTLLHCNTEYPTPFSDVNLKAMLHIERETQMPVGYSDHTVGIEIPVAAVALGATVIEKHFTLDKTMDGPDHRVSLEPEELKRMVFAIRHVEAGLGDGIKRRTVSEAKNISVARKSIVARVQISKGEEFSQENITVKRPGNGINPMRWYEVIGKIADKDYAEDEIINGEALK, encoded by the coding sequence ATGGACAGAGTTCTGATAATCGCAGAAGCGGGAGTAAATCATAATGGCAGCATGGAATTAGCCAAGGAAATGGTTAGAAAAGCCAAGGATGCCGGCGTGGATTATATTAAGTTCCAGACATTCATACCGAAAAAGCTCGTATCACGTTATGCAGATAAAGCTGAATATCAGAAAGAGACAACCGGGGTAGACCAGTCACAGCTGCAGATGCTTGAGAAGCTGGCTCTTACCTTTGCTGATTTTCGTGAGTTAAAGGATTATTGTGAGTCTCTTGAAATTGGATTTATTTCGACACCGTTTGATTTGGACAGTATCGACTTTTTGGAAACACTGGACATGGACTTCTGGAAGGTGCCGTCAGGGGAAATCACAAATCTTCCGTATCTTGAGAAAATAGGAAGAACGGGAAGAGATATAGTCATGTCCACCGGTATGTGTGAAATGCAGGAAATTCATGATGCACTTAGAGTCCTTAGAGAAAGCGGTGCTGGAAAGCTAACGCTTCTTCATTGCAATACGGAATATCCTACCCCATTTTCAGATGTAAATTTAAAAGCTATGCTGCATATCGAACGGGAGACACAGATGCCCGTGGGTTATTCTGATCACACTGTGGGTATAGAGATCCCTGTTGCGGCTGTTGCCCTTGGAGCTACAGTCATTGAGAAGCATTTTACCTTAGATAAAACCATGGATGGTCCTGATCACAGAGTGAGCCTTGAACCAGAGGAACTGAAACGGATGGTGTTCGCTATCCGACATGTTGAAGCGGGACTTGGGGATGGGATCAAAAGAAGAACTGTATCGGAAGCAAAAAATATTTCTGTAGCCAGGAAGAGCATCGTGGCAAGAGTTCAAATTTCCAAGGGAGAGGAGTTTTCTCAAGAGAATATCACAGTAAAACGTCCTGGAAATGGTATCAATCCGATGAGGTGGTATGAAGTTATCGGAAAGATTGCCGACAAGGATTACGCAGAAGATGAAATCATCAATGGAGAAGCACTGAAATGA
- a CDS encoding acetyltransferase, with amino-acid sequence MDKIVILGYGGHGKSVADSIIRQGKYEIAGYTDNEDKQQDNITYLGSDNKLEEIFASGVANAVLGIGFLGKSLIRDRIYEKAKNIGFLFPAIIDSTASVAIDAIINEGAFVGKRAVVNANATVGKMCIINTGAIIEHDNRIGSFSHIAVGATICGEVTIGDHCLVGANSTVIQGIQIGNNATVGAGSVVLNNINDFEKVVGVPAKLVRS; translated from the coding sequence ATGGATAAAATTGTAATTTTAGGATATGGTGGTCATGGCAAGAGTGTCGCTGACAGTATAATCAGGCAGGGGAAATATGAAATCGCCGGTTACACAGATAATGAAGACAAACAACAGGATAACATCACTTATCTTGGCTCAGATAATAAACTGGAAGAGATATTTGCAAGTGGTGTGGCCAATGCTGTGCTTGGAATTGGATTTTTGGGGAAATCTCTGATTAGAGATAGAATCTATGAAAAGGCGAAAAATATAGGCTTCCTGTTTCCGGCTATAATTGATTCCACGGCGTCTGTCGCTATCGATGCTATAATAAATGAAGGAGCTTTTGTTGGGAAGAGAGCTGTCGTGAATGCCAATGCAACTGTAGGAAAAATGTGCATCATAAACACGGGGGCAATCATTGAGCATGACAACAGGATAGGATCTTTCTCACATATTGCGGTAGGAGCAACGATATGTGGAGAAGTGACTATTGGAGATCATTGTTTGGTAGGTGCAAATTCAACAGTGATACAAGGTATACAAATTGGGAATAATGCGACAGTAGGCGCTGGTTCAGTTGTTCTAAACAATATAAATGATTTTGAAAAAGTGGTCGGAGTTCCGGCTAAGCTTGTAAGGAGTTAA
- a CDS encoding sugar phosphate nucleotidyltransferase codes for MIDCELQKFIGMSTMTVSEAMQKIDANTCGILMISDGDGKLVGCLTDGDIRRYLLSGGRLDGNVIEAANKRPKYARTFDEAISLFHKKNYIAIPVLDEEDKIVSIYLGNGEIEVPKVSLNIPVVINAGGKGTRLDPYTRVLPKPLIPVGELPVIEHIMQRFMGYDCNRFHIIVNYKKQIMKGYFAEKEGEYDISWYEEEKPLNTGGGLTLLKGTLHETFFFTNCDNLLLSNYDSIIRFHKEHKNAITMICAYKNLQIPYGVVEMGIDGVIKEMKEKPQLSFLTNTGIYVVEPEVLDDMEDGVSIGFPDVVEQQKDKGRNVAIYPVSENDWLDMGQLPELENMRKRLYGE; via the coding sequence ATGATTGATTGTGAGCTTCAAAAATTTATAGGAATGTCCACAATGACAGTGTCTGAGGCAATGCAGAAGATAGATGCCAATACATGTGGAATCTTGATGATTTCTGATGGGGATGGGAAATTAGTTGGCTGTCTTACCGATGGAGACATCAGGCGATATTTGCTTTCTGGAGGACGGCTTGATGGGAATGTCATAGAAGCCGCAAATAAGCGTCCCAAATATGCTCGTACATTTGACGAAGCGATATCTTTGTTTCACAAAAAAAACTATATAGCGATTCCTGTCCTTGATGAAGAAGACAAGATTGTCAGTATTTATCTTGGAAATGGTGAGATTGAAGTTCCGAAAGTTTCTTTAAACATACCTGTTGTCATCAATGCTGGCGGAAAAGGTACACGACTGGACCCTTATACCAGAGTACTTCCCAAACCGCTTATTCCGGTAGGCGAGTTACCCGTTATCGAGCATATAATGCAACGCTTCATGGGGTATGATTGCAATAGATTTCATATCATAGTGAATTATAAAAAGCAAATCATGAAGGGGTATTTTGCCGAAAAGGAAGGAGAGTATGACATTTCATGGTATGAAGAAGAAAAACCACTCAATACTGGTGGCGGCTTAACATTACTCAAGGGTACACTCCATGAGACCTTCTTTTTCACAAATTGCGACAATCTGCTTTTATCGAACTATGACAGTATTATCCGTTTCCACAAGGAACATAAAAATGCTATCACGATGATCTGCGCATATAAAAATCTTCAGATCCCTTATGGCGTAGTCGAGATGGGAATCGATGGTGTTATCAAGGAAATGAAAGAAAAACCTCAGTTATCGTTTCTGACGAATACGGGGATTTATGTTGTGGAGCCGGAAGTTTTGGATGACATGGAAGATGGTGTATCAATCGGATTCCCGGATGTGGTAGAGCAACAGAAGGATAAGGGAAGGAATGTAGCCATCTATCCAGTGAGCGAAAATGACTGGCTGGATATGGGGCAACTTCCAGAATTGGAAAATATGAGGAAAAGACTCTATGGTGAGTGA
- a CDS encoding LegC family aminotransferase: MGRFIPLSIPNFEGNERKYVDDAIDQGWVSTGGAYITELEKRLAAFLHTGNVCACQSGTSALHLSLVEAGVVPGDIVLVPPVTFIAAVNPVKYQFAEPVFIDCDDSLCMDPVKLKRFCEEKCEMVDGHLTHNGKVVRALVVVHVFGNMADMEGIMNVAEEHNIKVIEDATEALGTRYTKGRYTGKYAGTIGHFGAYSFNGNKIITTGGGGAVTANETVVVDHIRYLSTQAKNDPHYYIHNEVGYNYRMTNIQAALGVAQMEELEEFIERKHRNYNLYKNLFSNFELGMLLPYRSGTYSNQWFYSLLIDRTKVSASMREIITKLQGDGVETRAIWGLINEQLPYIKEECFELEKGPYYATRILNVPSSTQLTEDDIKYAAERVMATLKELAK; the protein is encoded by the coding sequence ATGGGAAGGTTTATTCCGCTTTCGATTCCGAATTTTGAAGGAAACGAACGAAAATATGTGGATGATGCAATCGACCAGGGATGGGTTTCTACTGGTGGTGCGTATATCACTGAGCTGGAAAAGAGACTGGCGGCATTTCTCCATACGGGTAATGTATGTGCCTGTCAAAGCGGTACTTCCGCACTGCACCTTTCTCTTGTTGAAGCAGGTGTTGTGCCCGGAGATATCGTGCTTGTCCCACCAGTGACGTTTATCGCGGCGGTTAATCCGGTGAAATATCAGTTCGCTGAGCCTGTATTTATTGATTGTGACGATAGTCTTTGTATGGATCCGGTTAAATTAAAGCGCTTTTGCGAAGAGAAGTGTGAGATGGTTGACGGGCATCTGACTCACAACGGTAAAGTTGTCCGTGCTTTGGTTGTCGTTCATGTTTTTGGCAACATGGCGGATATGGAAGGCATTATGAATGTTGCTGAAGAACACAACATTAAAGTGATTGAGGATGCCACAGAGGCTCTCGGAACAAGATACACGAAAGGCAGATATACCGGGAAGTATGCCGGAACAATCGGTCACTTTGGAGCATATTCTTTCAACGGAAACAAGATCATTACAACCGGAGGTGGAGGTGCGGTCACTGCAAATGAAACAGTAGTTGTTGACCACATCCGTTATCTCTCCACCCAGGCAAAGAACGATCCACATTACTACATCCATAATGAAGTGGGCTATAACTATCGGATGACAAATATTCAGGCGGCTTTGGGTGTGGCTCAGATGGAGGAACTTGAAGAGTTCATAGAGCGGAAGCACAGGAACTATAATCTCTACAAGAACCTGTTCTCCAACTTTGAACTTGGTATGCTCTTGCCTTATCGCTCTGGTACATATTCCAACCAGTGGTTCTACTCACTGCTGATTGATCGCACAAAAGTCAGTGCTTCCATGAGGGAGATTATCACAAAGCTGCAGGGTGACGGGGTAGAAACCCGTGCAATCTGGGGCTTGATCAATGAGCAGCTTCCATATATAAAGGAAGAGTGCTTTGAACTGGAGAAAGGCCCATATTACGCCACTCGTATTTTAAACGTTCCTTCCAGTACACAGTTAACAGAGGATGATATCAAATACGCAGCAGAGCGAGTAATGGCTACGCTTAAGGAGTTGGCAAAATGA
- a CDS encoding polysaccharide biosynthesis protein, protein MFYPDIEKNKAKLSEKIAGKTVLVVGGAGSIGSSFIRALLPFRPATLVVVDYNENALAELTRDLRSTKGMFVPDEYITYPMDFASPVFEKMFRARGGFDVVGNFSAHKHVRSEKDIYSVEALLQNNVLHAKLLLDLLSEFPPEEYFCVSTDKAANPVNIMGASKRIMEDVIFTYSDCFPVKTARFANVAFSNGSLPAGFLARMQKLQPLSAPSDVTRYFVSPEESGQICLLACMLGENREIFFPKLEEAQMMSFDEIATKLLESQGYEVLRCNSDAEAIDKAEDLKSDSRLYPVHYSISDTSGEKSYEEFYTDSETVDLDRLISLGVVTNKEIPNKEKVAALFNQLIAAFKSETTKEEIVKIMKAYLPNFEHMEKGKSLDSKM, encoded by the coding sequence ATGTTTTATCCAGACATAGAAAAGAACAAGGCTAAGTTATCTGAGAAGATTGCCGGAAAGACTGTACTGGTGGTTGGCGGAGCTGGTTCTATCGGGTCTTCCTTCATTCGTGCCCTGCTTCCCTTTAGACCAGCAACCCTTGTTGTTGTGGATTACAACGAGAATGCTCTGGCAGAACTAACAAGGGATCTGCGTTCTACAAAAGGGATGTTTGTACCGGATGAGTACATTACCTATCCTATGGATTTTGCCTCTCCGGTATTTGAGAAAATGTTCCGGGCAAGAGGGGGGTTTGATGTTGTGGGTAATTTCTCTGCACATAAGCATGTCAGGTCAGAAAAAGATATCTATTCTGTGGAAGCATTGCTCCAAAACAATGTTCTGCATGCAAAACTTCTTCTGGATTTACTATCTGAGTTCCCACCAGAAGAATACTTCTGTGTATCTACAGATAAGGCTGCGAATCCTGTAAATATCATGGGCGCCTCTAAGCGTATCATGGAGGATGTTATTTTCACTTATTCAGATTGTTTTCCGGTTAAGACGGCGCGGTTTGCTAATGTTGCATTCTCTAATGGTTCACTGCCGGCAGGATTCCTAGCGAGAATGCAGAAGCTGCAACCTTTGTCAGCACCATCTGATGTTACCAGGTACTTTGTTTCTCCGGAGGAATCAGGACAGATTTGCCTTCTTGCCTGTATGCTGGGAGAGAACCGGGAGATATTCTTCCCAAAGCTGGAAGAAGCACAGATGATGAGTTTTGATGAGATTGCCACCAAATTGTTGGAATCTCAGGGCTACGAGGTTCTGCGTTGCAATTCTGATGCTGAGGCTATCGACAAAGCTGAAGATTTGAAATCCGACAGTAGGCTCTATCCTGTACATTATTCCATTTCGGATACATCCGGAGAGAAATCGTATGAAGAGTTCTACACTGATTCGGAAACAGTTGATCTGGATCGGCTCATTTCCCTGGGAGTAGTCACAAATAAGGAGATTCCCAATAAAGAGAAGGTTGCGGCACTCTTTAATCAGTTGATTGCTGCATTTAAGTCAGAAACCACTAAAGAAGAAATTGTGAAGATCATGAAAGCGTATTTGCCTAATTTTGAGCATATGGAGAAGGGTAAATCGCTTGATAGTAAAATGTAA
- a CDS encoding oligosaccharide flippase family protein encodes MDNNSKALKSGFWYILSNLVVRGMTLITTPIFSRLLTHEQYGDYSNFQSWMNIAVIIVTMRMESSLISAKFDFKDNLNKYNRTIVFLTAVMVALWAIVLNLFSGTFSSMLGFGRLYTNLLLLYCFFNAIINIFQINERYMYQYKRSVFVALTVAVSTTIVSVLLVVFMQDKLTGRVLGAVLPIAVIGLLLLSYFIRDGKDIVFSAIPYALKICIPYIPHLLSLQVLNSVDRIMITQICGSADNALYTIAYSCGHMVTLLMTSMNSAFSPWLGDKLNEKDYKSIKKISRYYILMFSALAIVMMLLAPEILLIMGGKSYLEAKYVMPPVAMGCVCQFLYSLYVNVEQFKKKTVGMAFASVGAALLNYSLNAYFIPRYGYIAAAYTTLAGYVFLLAVHMLLVKRMGMQKTFDNRFVIALVVVMCGMTLEINHLYEQQMVRYITVVVAVAIIVFELYKHKNLIFKILKKE; translated from the coding sequence ATGGATAATAATTCAAAAGCCTTAAAATCGGGATTTTGGTACATTTTATCGAATCTCGTTGTCCGTGGGATGACATTGATAACGACACCGATATTTTCAAGACTTCTAACCCATGAACAGTATGGTGATTACAGCAACTTCCAATCGTGGATGAACATTGCTGTGATAATTGTAACGATGCGAATGGAGTCTAGCCTAATTAGTGCTAAATTTGATTTTAAGGACAACTTAAACAAATATAATAGGACTATAGTTTTTCTGACGGCTGTGATGGTTGCTTTATGGGCAATTGTCTTGAACCTCTTTTCAGGAACCTTTAGCAGCATGTTAGGATTCGGAAGATTGTACACAAACTTACTTCTTTTGTACTGCTTCTTTAATGCAATCATCAATATCTTTCAAATCAATGAAAGGTATATGTATCAATACAAACGTTCTGTTTTTGTTGCACTAACTGTTGCTGTGAGCACTACAATTGTTTCCGTTCTGCTAGTAGTATTTATGCAGGATAAGCTGACCGGCAGAGTGTTAGGTGCAGTTTTACCGATTGCTGTTATTGGCTTGTTGTTGCTTTCTTATTTTATAAGAGATGGTAAGGATATTGTTTTTTCCGCAATACCGTATGCTCTGAAAATCTGTATCCCATACATTCCGCATCTGCTGTCTTTACAAGTTTTGAACTCTGTAGACAGGATCATGATTACCCAAATTTGCGGTTCTGCGGATAATGCTCTGTATACCATAGCTTATTCATGTGGCCATATGGTTACGTTGCTTATGACATCTATGAACAGTGCGTTTTCACCATGGTTGGGAGATAAGCTTAACGAAAAGGATTACAAGAGCATTAAAAAGATTTCCAGGTATTATATCCTAATGTTTTCCGCTCTTGCCATAGTGATGATGCTCCTTGCTCCCGAGATTTTGCTGATTATGGGTGGAAAAAGCTACTTGGAAGCAAAATATGTTATGCCCCCAGTTGCAATGGGGTGCGTTTGTCAGTTCCTATATTCATTATATGTTAATGTCGAACAATTCAAGAAAAAAACCGTAGGTATGGCATTTGCCAGCGTTGGTGCAGCTCTTCTCAACTACAGTCTGAATGCTTACTTTATACCACGGTATGGTTATATTGCTGCTGCTTACACAACTTTAGCCGGTTACGTATTTCTTTTGGCAGTACATATGCTCTTGGTCAAGAGAATGGGTATGCAAAAGACCTTTGACAATCGGTTTGTTATTGCTCTAGTTGTGGTGATGTGCGGAATGACCTTAGAAATTAATCATCTATATGAGCAGCAAATGGTGCGGTATATCACAGTTGTTGTCGCTGTAGCGATCATTGTATTTGAACTATATAAGCACAAGAATCTTATATTTAAGATTCTAAAAAAGGAATAA
- a CDS encoding polysialyltransferase family glycosyltransferase, with product MERQNYELKDAYFACTTPYQVIGAISITLCLGLEADLYIFGMFPHYEEVAKRLEKYKIFQKVIPVDCSKIGAPGRVQGFLQMLFAHRMASPFLPKNIAYKTYYSSSRAFPKTILHKVLLDRNSDMTRVVYEDGLGTYAANSHPLNATRMKLAAEKLLGWKLDIPERTSMMANVPPLVEPPESVGILPVTQMPRLAFTEETRHMLLDIFSVGKDDEINEKCIIFDTLRPFKDLTDADYDEIDKCYSLITEYIGKTNVVCKPHPRSVERTNVEIELYKKQELPMEVLYSGMSDIENRILVSYTSTAIFTPVILFDKEPIVISLHRILSHTRSSEIFEPIFEKFKRIYKNPERVVAPATKEQLMSFLSMIEL from the coding sequence ATGGAAAGACAAAACTATGAATTAAAAGATGCATATTTTGCGTGTACGACTCCATATCAGGTGATTGGAGCAATCAGCATTACTCTTTGTTTGGGCTTGGAAGCAGATCTCTACATCTTTGGGATGTTCCCCCATTATGAGGAAGTTGCTAAAAGACTTGAAAAGTACAAAATTTTTCAAAAAGTTATTCCTGTTGATTGCTCAAAGATCGGAGCGCCCGGGAGAGTACAAGGTTTTCTCCAGATGCTATTCGCACACAGAATGGCATCTCCTTTCTTGCCTAAGAATATTGCCTATAAAACATACTATTCATCCAGCAGGGCATTTCCAAAAACGATCCTTCATAAGGTTTTGTTGGATAGAAATTCAGATATGACACGAGTTGTATATGAGGATGGTCTCGGAACCTATGCAGCGAATTCCCATCCTCTCAATGCTACCAGGATGAAATTAGCAGCAGAAAAGCTTCTGGGATGGAAATTGGATATACCAGAGAGAACCAGCATGATGGCAAATGTTCCTCCTTTGGTAGAACCACCTGAAAGTGTGGGAATATTGCCAGTCACGCAGATGCCTAGACTTGCTTTTACTGAAGAGACAAGACATATGCTGCTTGATATCTTTTCAGTTGGGAAAGATGACGAGATTAATGAAAAGTGCATTATTTTTGATACTCTACGGCCTTTTAAGGATTTAACTGACGCCGATTATGATGAAATTGATAAATGTTATTCATTAATCACTGAATATATAGGAAAAACAAATGTGGTTTGCAAGCCTCATCCAAGAAGTGTTGAGAGGACAAATGTTGAGATAGAGTTATATAAGAAACAAGAGCTTCCAATGGAAGTTTTATATAGTGGTATGTCAGATATAGAAAACAGAATACTGGTTTCTTATACATCTACCGCGATTTTCACACCAGTAATCTTGTTTGATAAGGAACCAATTGTTATTAGTCTTCATAGAATTCTTTCTCATACTCGAAGTAGTGAGATCTTTGAACCTATTTTTGAAAAGTTTAAGAGGATATATAAGAATCCTGAAAGAGTGGTAGCACCTGCAACGAAGGAGCAACTAATGTCTTTCTTAAGCATGATAGAGTTGTGA
- a CDS encoding O-antigen ligase family protein has protein sequence MQIKGSKILITKPMKKDWLSWLPVLFWVVNLYRMTDHGTTIYLGVLYVTGIIGLVKLVFDKKILNSALTLTIVIYIFTELINCIIIGNVGYRDLVNDLLLFGVLVAMFVYPQTYKNGLVCFYVSAFVFLTVYFRGGYASTILISSGNYVSVLLVLSCAYYYLCIQNSNHEFRIFDILPAMLSFLLSIWARGRGGILSCSVLLVLILVYYLRSYAQKSTRNYIIMAIAVIIFLAVMSFRNVNIFDSFMNLGKWQSRGTDNTAREIIWGSYFNKTKESIVYLFFGTPLKYIPVIVSYNYNTHNSFLQLHACNGLIALLAFLIVAIKSLIYEFKNGQHLIAIAMISVIIRGMTDKFIFGQYGMPIMLYLVLWPYMESYVKSIKQ, from the coding sequence ATGCAAATTAAAGGATCTAAAATTCTAATTACAAAACCTATGAAGAAAGACTGGTTGTCGTGGTTACCTGTGCTCTTTTGGGTAGTAAACCTTTATAGGATGACTGACCATGGAACGACTATTTATTTAGGGGTTTTGTATGTAACTGGAATTATAGGACTTGTGAAACTTGTTTTTGATAAAAAAATCTTAAACTCTGCACTAACACTTACAATTGTTATATATATTTTTACAGAACTAATCAATTGCATAATTATAGGAAATGTAGGATATCGTGATTTGGTTAATGATTTACTCCTTTTTGGTGTTTTAGTTGCAATGTTTGTATATCCACAGACATATAAGAATGGTTTAGTGTGTTTCTATGTGAGCGCTTTCGTTTTCCTAACAGTCTATTTTAGAGGAGGGTATGCAAGTACGATTTTGATAAGTAGCGGAAATTATGTTTCCGTATTACTTGTTTTGTCATGTGCCTATTATTATTTATGCATACAAAATTCAAACCATGAATTTAGAATTTTTGATATATTACCGGCTATGTTGAGTTTTTTGCTTTCGATTTGGGCTAGAGGGAGAGGAGGCATCCTATCCTGTTCGGTTCTGTTAGTACTTATTTTAGTATATTATTTACGATCTTATGCCCAAAAGAGTACTCGAAATTACATTATAATGGCAATTGCTGTTATTATATTTCTTGCTGTAATGTCTTTTAGGAATGTTAATATATTTGATAGCTTCATGAATCTTGGAAAGTGGCAGTCTAGAGGTACAGATAATACGGCACGTGAGATAATCTGGGGAAGTTATTTCAATAAAACAAAAGAAAGCATTGTGTATTTATTTTTCGGAACTCCACTTAAGTACATACCAGTAATAGTTTCATATAATTATAATACTCATAATAGCTTTTTACAGTTGCACGCATGTAATGGTTTGATAGCATTGTTAGCATTTTTGATTGTAGCAATTAAGAGTTTAATATACGAATTTAAGAATGGACAGCATTTGATAGCAATTGCGATGATATCAGTAATAATAAGAGGAATGACAGATAAATTTATATTTGGCCAGTACGGCATGCCGATTATGCTTTATCTTGTCCTTTGGCCTTATATGGAGTCGTATGTGAAAAGTATAAAGCAATAG
- a CDS encoding ATP-grasp domain-containing protein, with protein MAESSYKGKKVLLLDGYGRQIPSLLHQLHGLGCKVTTMCESKLDVGYTSHYPSKRVVVHGIREDVDIYRTAIEKELGNGYDMLFPILERATDICIGGEIQEKYPELKIIAAPREAFLKAYDKQLTMKACMENGIPCPITKMDDETMEEYLSKVSFPICAKPRKGSGAAGFKRIMNRDELDRYIADGTIVPEEYVIQELIPKGGLQYGGYVMMDKGHKPQATLVVESCRWFPIDGGPGCYIRTINHPVMIDSSNRLLEALGWTSFGHIGFIMDPRDETPKVMEINGRIPASIKICEWAGTEPVRNMLDLAYGKRLVPMTKPIPEHLALRYFHTDFMWLIKNPDRFKVHPSWFYCFKQKDYIFSWADPVPFFSYAIEHVMTYQKDMAKRKH; from the coding sequence GTGGCAGAATCGAGTTATAAAGGGAAAAAAGTCCTTCTTTTAGATGGCTATGGCAGACAGATTCCAAGTCTTCTTCACCAATTACATGGACTTGGTTGCAAAGTTACTACGATGTGTGAATCTAAGCTGGATGTGGGATATACGTCTCATTATCCGAGCAAGAGAGTTGTAGTTCATGGAATAAGGGAAGATGTAGATATTTATCGCACAGCAATAGAAAAGGAGTTGGGAAATGGATATGATATGCTTTTTCCAATCTTGGAGAGAGCTACTGATATATGTATCGGTGGGGAAATACAGGAAAAGTATCCAGAACTTAAAATCATCGCTGCCCCTAGAGAAGCTTTCCTTAAAGCTTACGACAAACAACTCACTATGAAAGCTTGCATGGAAAATGGAATTCCTTGTCCTATTACCAAAATGGATGATGAAACGATGGAAGAGTATTTGTCCAAAGTTTCGTTTCCGATCTGTGCGAAACCCAGAAAAGGCAGTGGTGCCGCTGGTTTTAAACGGATTATGAACCGAGATGAGCTGGATAGATATATAGCTGACGGAACGATTGTCCCGGAGGAATATGTTATACAAGAGCTTATTCCAAAGGGTGGCCTTCAATATGGTGGTTATGTGATGATGGATAAGGGTCACAAGCCCCAGGCAACGCTTGTCGTTGAATCTTGCAGATGGTTTCCAATTGATGGTGGTCCAGGATGTTATATCAGAACAATCAACCATCCAGTTATGATTGATAGTTCAAATAGATTACTCGAAGCTTTAGGATGGACGAGCTTTGGCCATATAGGTTTTATCATGGATCCTCGTGATGAAACACCTAAGGTTATGGAAATTAATGGACGTATTCCTGCGAGTATAAAAATTTGTGAATGGGCTGGAACGGAGCCCGTTAGAAATATGCTCGACCTGGCTTATGGGAAAAGATTAGTTCCCATGACTAAACCTATCCCGGAACATTTGGCTCTCCGTTATTTTCACACGGATTTTATGTGGCTCATAAAAAACCCTGATAGGTTCAAAGTTCATCCGTCATGGTTTTACTGCTTTAAGCAGAAAGATTATATTTTTTCATGGGCTGATCCGGTTCCTTTCTTTAGTTATGCAATAGAACATGTGATGACTTATCAGAAAGATATGGCAAAGAGAAAACATTAA
- a CDS encoding NAD(P)-dependent oxidoreductase produces MTILVTGSSGMIGSQLVQGLLNAGHTVVGIDRSRDQTCGGNYYHYSADLGDEERLKEIADSNKVDRFIHLAALAHTEDEPDLSWDCYYHVNVECAKNVFEVANDRPVLFISTVDVYGFYDGKKPVNGETKLNPVSNYGKSKALAEAECRKLPHHTIFRFSPVYTDTIKRDIQKRYYLKYPSLAYKIGKGTQFEILNINNAVNAMVDWCQEEPKNDIRIIKDNVMMDTVAYILAEKAEGRAKRVLWIPQWVVNASYAVLKGILGENEKTYLLNKAVYPLRSE; encoded by the coding sequence ATGACTATTTTAGTTACTGGATCAAGTGGTATGATTGGATCTCAGCTTGTTCAAGGACTTCTTAATGCGGGGCATACTGTTGTTGGAATAGATAGAAGCAGGGATCAGACTTGTGGTGGGAACTATTACCACTATAGTGCAGATCTTGGAGATGAAGAAAGATTAAAAGAAATCGCTGATAGCAATAAAGTGGATCGGTTCATCCATCTTGCCGCATTGGCACACACAGAGGATGAACCAGATCTTTCTTGGGATTGCTATTATCATGTTAATGTAGAATGCGCAAAAAATGTATTTGAAGTAGCAAACGACCGACCAGTTCTTTTTATTAGTACAGTTGATGTCTATGGTTTCTACGATGGAAAGAAGCCTGTGAATGGAGAGACAAAACTTAATCCTGTGAGCAACTATGGGAAGAGTAAGGCATTAGCAGAGGCCGAGTGTCGAAAGCTTCCCCATCACACTATTTTTAGATTCTCTCCTGTATATACAGATACGATTAAGAGAGATATACAGAAGAGGTACTACCTGAAATATCCTAGTCTTGCCTACAAGATTGGGAAAGGAACGCAGTTTGAAATTCTTAATATAAACAATGCAGTTAACGCAATGGTTGATTGGTGTCAAGAAGAGCCAAAGAATGATATAAGGATTATCAAGGATAATGTGATGATGGATACAGTTGCGTACATACTGGCGGAAAAAGCTGAAGGTCGAGCCAAGCGGGTTCTTTGGATTCCTCAATGGGTTGTCAATGCTAGTTATGCAGTGCTTAAAGGAATCCTTGGTGAAAATGAAAAAACTTACTTATTAAATAAAGCGGTGTATCCGTTGAGGAGCGAATAA